A single genomic interval of Coccidioides posadasii str. Silveira chromosome 1, complete sequence harbors:
- a CDS encoding uncharacterized protein (EggNog:ENOG410PFGK~COG:P~TransMembrane:11 (o48-68i80-98o133-156i168-190o202-224i236-256o268-289i296-314o320-340i352-372o407-432i)~BUSCO:5080at33183): MSAPYAPDYASYNWTGAPSNFSLATDPVLGGDSRFENLNKWFQSGDQAYIIIASAMVMVMIPGLAFLYSGLARRKSALSLIWACMGSMSVVFFQWYFWGYSLAFSPTATNGFIGNLRNFGLMKTLADPSPGSALIPGLLFAFYQMQFCAVTAAIIMGAVAERGRLLPAMVFVFFWATIVYCPVTCWVWNSNGWAAKYGVMDYAGGGPVEIVSGMSGLAYSMVLGRRHEHMMLNFRPHNVSLIVLGTVLLWFGWLGFNGGSAFGANLRAVIACWNSNLTAAFASITWVLLDSRLSGKWTMVGWCSGTISGLVAATPASGFIPLWASVILGVVTGLVSNYCTKIKFWLKIDDSMDIFAEHGVAGIIGLIFNALFGDDAIVGLDGVNVGAINPETHTHVGGWIIHNYRQLYIQLAYIVACMGYAFVVSALLAYAINYIPGLHLRASEEAELLGMDDDQLGEFAYDYVEVRRDHLAWTPQTMQPCDHTHQVPRPDLYGSQAHSAMAARPVQNGKISPDRSTDNIPGESPSDTQATSGPTIRNPSPERKHRLARVFGMKRVPAPSIPLHHVPITPTAPPAHTLETSTHSTPAHELPLPPMTQTTPSHSVTPHATTAIPSPPPSTHSHHTEQDDLNEKSG, from the exons ATGTCGGCACCCTACGCTCCTGACTACGCTTCGTACAACTGGACCGGTGCTCCTTCTAACTTCTCACTCGCTACCGACCCGGTGCTGGGCGGTGATTCAA GATTTGAAAATCTCAACAAATGGTTTCAATCCGGCGACCAGGCTTACATTATCATTGCTTCGGCAATGGTCATGGTCATGATCCCTGGCCTCGCCTTCCTTTATTCCGGTCTTGCCCGCCGAAAATCTGCCCTTAGCCTGATCTGGGCGTGTATGGGTTCCATGTCGGTCGTTTTCTTCCAGTGGTACTTTTGGGGATACTCCCTAGCATTTTCGCCCACCGCGACGAACGGCTTCATTGGGAACCTTCGGAACTTTGGGCTTATGAAGACCCTTGCCGATCCAAGCCCCGGCTCTGCTCTGATTCCCGGATTGCTGTTCGCATTCTACCAG ATGCAATTCTGTGCTGTTACCGCGGCTATTATTATGGGCGCTGTCGCCGAACGCGGTCGACTCTTGCCGGCTATGgtatttgttttcttttgggCGACTATTGTATATTGCCCAGTTACCTGCTGGGTATGGAACAGCAACGGATGGGCAGCCAAGTATGGAGTTATGGATTATGCTGGTGGAGGCCCCGTCGAGATCGTATCCGGCATGTCGGGCCTTGCCTACTCTATGGTCCTTGGTCGCCGTCATGAGCACATGATGCTCAATTTTCGCCCCCATAACGTCTCCCTGATCGTGTTAGGGACAGTCTTGCTTTGGTTCGGATGGCTTGGGTTTAACGGCGGCTCTGCTTTTGGCGCCAACCTTCGTGCAGTGATTGCATGCTGGAACTCCAACCTGACGGCGGCGTTTGCGTCAATTACTTGGGTTCTTCTCGATTCGAGGCTTTCTGGGAAGTGGACGATGGTTGGCTGGTGTTCCGGTACAATTTCTGGTCTGGTTGCTGCTACTCCCGCCTCAGGCTTCATCCCTCTCTGGGCGAGTGTTATTCTGGGAGTAGTCACTGGTTTAGTATCCAACTACTGCACGAAAA TTAAATTTTGGCTTAAGATCGATGACTCCATGGATATTTTCGCTGAGCACGGTGTTGCCGGGATTATTGGTCTTATCTTCAATGCATTGTTCGGTGACGACGCCATCGTTGGCCTTGACGGTGTCAATGTCGGTGCCATAAACCCAGAAACTCATACTCATGTGGGTGGCTGGATCATCCACAACTACCGCCAGCTATACATCCAGCTTGCTTACATTGTCGCATGCATGGGCTACGCATTCGTGGTTTCGGCCCTTCTCGCCTATGCCATCAACTATATTCCTGGACTACATCTCCGTGCgtctgaagaagctgaaCTCCTCGGTATGGATGACGACCAACTTGGAGAATTCGCATACGACTACGTTGAGGTCCGGCGTGATCATCTTGCCTGGACGCCCCAGACCATGCAACCCTGCGACCATACTCATCAGGTTCCTCGTCCAGACCTCTATGGCTCCCAAGCGCATAGCGCCATGGCCGCAAGGCCTGTGCAGAACGGAAAAATCTCTCCAGATCGCAGTACAGACAATATTCCGGGTGAATCACCTTCTGATACTCAAGCGACATCCGGGCCTACAATCCGGAACCCCAGCCCGGAAAGAAAGCATCGATTGGCACGGGTCTTCGGTATGAAACGAGTGCCAGCGCCATCGATTCCTTTACACCATGTTCCTATCACACCCACGGCACCACCAGCGCACACACTTGAGACGAGTACACATTCAACCCCGGCTCATGAACTACCGCTGCCACCTATGACGCAAACAACTCCCTCACACTCAGTGACTCCACATGCAACAACAGCCATACCATCACCGCCACCGTCAACACATTCCCATCATACAGAGCAGGATGACCTGAATGAAAAGAGTGGATAG
- a CDS encoding uncharacterized protein (EggNog:ENOG410PG81~COG:U~BUSCO:1999at33183), with amino-acid sequence MNQTDTMANGDLHHHEDVEAESLPDIFNASSVADIKATLSALHDREASVTARLEALVASQKDFSRELGRLDLLRAHIGSQAGNTRAISHGMLSETAATAQRVSSAVQRLDLEQSRVNATLEMVEQVAELKACVLGVAGSMGASQDWEMAASYMNRASKIPPEIVNGAFAADIVPTTEVPDPPAVTLENAAESLCGLFLREFDRAVKENDGAKITRFFKLFPLIDRSAVGLDIYGRYVCQGVASRARANLNTGTGGAQSKDGFFYANALTKLFEHIAQIVEGHGGLVERHYGSGKMTRVIERLQVEADVQGGIILETWSEERHVDRKLTDIKSYAFTFLVQSFLPNPRGGGPQRANSPGIRDGTSNRTSEDEGVDMKEIDGILNEMSLMLGRWSLYSRFLADKCRNDDSEEFLLPNFLLESPLAQKVNERLISPFNAMTTFFLRRSVEKAFQLDESPSDLTLNLHRPPTSNPPHITSAVDDIMYIANKVLEQSLATGQRSVVTNVVPTIARVLGSDFIGMIRRKMHDETYPKPVVPGGPPPEPVVVSFLVLINNLDVAIDYVQRIVKKILEPSDPAADSVSGGPANGASESRIPTLFPLNNDAETVVSTLRSLASSFESKSQDLIGDGIQVVFNHVVKTRLRPILADAFRDLEYQPRSGGDGGGGGGGGVGSEFDDGEVGSAELDGSSSRSEVRRRFASSWRELLVPISRILTGRTFDRLLGVSIASLARLLEKRIWSYHGRVNALGATRLERDVTGIISAAVDIGEGYVSGDGGGGGSRYRHREAFGRCSQIAMVMGLEEEEWEEIEQSGGDVADKLSVEERTRARAMVV; translated from the exons ATGAACCAGACGGATACAATGGCCAATGGcgatcttcatcatcatgaAGACGTGGAAGCCGAGAGTTTACCAGACATTTTCAATGCCAGTTCCGTCGCCGACATCAAGGCTACCCTCTCCGCTCTCCATGATCGCGAAGCGTCCGTGACGGCTCGTCTCGAGGCCCTTGTGGCATCTCAGAAGGACTTCTCTCGCGAATTGGGTCGCCTCGATTTGCTTCGTGCACATATCGGTTCGCAGGCAGGCAATACCCGAGCAATTAGCCACGGCATGCTTTCGGAAACTGCCGCCACGGCCCAGCGAGTCTCCAGCGCAGTCCAACGCCTCGACCTAGAACAGTCGCGCGTGAATGCAACACTGGAAATGGTCGAGCAGGTGGCGGAGCTTAAAGCATGCGTGCTCGGTGTCGCTGGCTCGATGGGAGCCTCTCAGGACTGGGAGATGGCCGCTTCATACATGAATCGAGCATCGAAGATACCTCCTGAGATCGTCAACGGCGCGTTTGCTGCAGACATTGTACCTACGACTGAAGTTCCGGACCCTCCTGCCGTTACATTGGAGAATGCGGCGGAGTCGTTGTGCGGACTATTTCTACGTGAGTTTGATCGCGCTGTCAAGGAGAATGATGGTGCGAAGATTACGCGGTTTTTCAAACTATTTCCTTTGATTGATAGGTCCGCGGTTGGCCTGGACATTTACGGAAGATATGTGTGCCAAGGCGTTGCAAGTCGTGCGCGTGCGAATTTAAATACGGGTACCGGCGGTGCCCAGAGCAAAGACGGGTTTTTCTACGCCAACGCGCTCACTAAGCTATTTGAACACATCGCACAGATTGTTGAAGGCCATGGTGGCCTGGTCGAACGTCATTATGGCTCTGGTAAGATGACCAGGGTCATTGAACGGCTACAGGTGGAAGCCGACGTCCAGGGTGGCATCATTCTGGAGACTTGGAGTGAAGAACGACATGTTGATCGCAAACTCACCGACATTAAATCTTATGCGTTTACTTTTTTGGTTCAGAGCTTTTTACCGAATCCGCGGGGCGGTGGCCCTCAACGAGCCAATTCACCCGGGATCAGGGATGGCACATCTAATAGGACCAGCGAGGATGAGGGCGTTGATATGAAGGAGATTGACGGCATCCTTAATGAAATGTCTCTCATGCTCGGAAGATGGTCGCTGTACAGCCGTTTTCTGGCTGATAAATGTAGA AATGATGACTCGGAGGAGTTCCTACTCCCGAACTTCCTGCTTGAATCACCTCTCGCTCAGAAGGTGAATGAAAGACTTATCTCGCCATTTAATGCGATGACAACATTCTTTCTTCGTCGCTCAGTCGAGAAGGCTTTCCAGCTCGACGAAAGTCCGTCGGATTTAACTCTGAACCTGCACCGGCCTCCTACGTCGAACCCGCCACACATAACTTCTGCTGTGGACGACATCATGTACATCGCGAACAAAGTCCTTGAGCAATCACTGGCCACCGGTCAGAGGTCGGTTGTAACGAATGTGGTGCCGACGATAGCGAGAGTGCTAGGTTCAGATTTCATCGGCATGATCCGACGAAAGATGCATGACGAAACCTACCCCAAGCCGGTGGTACCTGGAGGACCGCCTCCGGAGCCGGTCGTGGTCTCATTCCTCGTTCTCATCAACAACCTTGACGTTGCAATTGACTATGTCCAGCGTATCGTGAAGAAGATTTTAGAGCCATCGGATCCAGCAGCCGACTCTGTTTCTGGCGGCCCAGCCAATGGGGCTTCGGAGAGCAGGATCCCCACGCTATTCCCGCTCAACAATGACGCAGAGACGGTGGTGAGCACACTGCGCTCGCTCGCCTCTTCGTTCGAATCGAAATCCCAAGACCTCATCGGCGATGGAATCCAGGTTGTGTTCAACCACGTTGTGAAAACCAGGCTGCGGCCTATCCTTGCGGACGCCTTCCGCGACCTTGAGTACCAGCCACGCAGCGGCGGTgatggaggaggaggaggaggaggaggcgtAGGCAGTGAGTTCGACGACGGGGAGGTGGGATCGGCCGAGCTCGACGGCTCTTCGAGTCGGAGCGAGGTCCGCCGCCGCTTTGCGTCTTCCTGGCGGGAGCTTCTGGTGCCGATCTCGCGGATCCTGACCGGCCGAACGTTCGATCGGTTGCTGGGAGTGTCGATCGCGTCGTTGGCGCGGCTGCTGGAGAAGAGGATATGGTCGTATCACGGGCGCGTGAATGCCCTGGGCGCCACCCGACTGGAACGGGATGTCACGGGCATAATTTCGGCGGCGGTGGACATCGGGGAAGGCTACGTGAGTGGGGATGGCGGTGGTGGGGGAAGCCGGTATCGACACCGCGAGGCGTTTGGACGCTGCTCACAGATTGCGATGGTGATGGGGCTggaagaggaggagtgggaagAGATCGAGCAGAGCGGCGGGGATGTGGCCGACAAGCTGTCCGTGGAGGAGCGTACAAGGGCGAGGGCGATGGTGGTATAA
- the HST2 gene encoding Sir2 histone deacetylase Hst2 (EggNog:ENOG410PFFE~COG:B~BUSCO:8943at33183): MGNESSIMVDDDVRPQALESRTLEAIAKYIHEKNARKIVVLVGAGISTAAGIPDFRSPDTGLYANLARLNLPTPEAVFDIQYFRTDPRPFYALTKEMLPGKCKPTITHSFIKLLYNKGRLLKLFTQNIDCLEREAGIPSEMIVEAHGTFATQSCIECKTPYPGELMTKAMEANDVPLCPECMNLVKPDVVFFGEALPSSFFLNRTLPAAADLCIVMGTSLSVQPFSSLPSLCREGIPRLLINLTQAGGLGSRPDDVLLLGECDDGVMKLADALGWRQELEELWATVNPEKAAAIASKEQKSTPITRDDQLREEVEKLTEEVEHALDISQAHEERVRAQLQEMKAKQDRGVEEPEDAQSRQVGSTSPGEPDGIKHANNPTQNGAIAATEQNAAEQQPERSKQDPSL, encoded by the exons ATGGGTAACGAAAGCTCTATTATGGTCGATGATGATGTCCGACCACAAGCACTTGAAAGCCGCACGCTCGAGGCTATAGCCAAGTACATACATGAAAAGAATGCCAGGAAAATAGTCGTCCTG GTCGGGGCTGGGATCAGCACCGCCGCGGGAATACCGGACTTTCGCTCTCCGGATACTGGACTGTATGCCAATCTTGCTCGCCTTAATCTTCCTACTCCTGAGGCGGTATTCGATATTCAATACTTTCGCACCGATCCACGCCCCTTTTATGCCCTGACGAAGGAGATGCTTCCTGGAAAGTGCAAACCCACAATCACACACTCATTTATCAAGCTCCTTTACAACAAGGGGCGGCTTCTTAAACTGTTCACACAGAACATTGATTGCTTAGAGCGGGAGGCTGGCATACCTAGTGAAATGATCGTTGAGGCCCATGGGACCTTCGCTACGCAGAGCTGCATCGAATGCAAAACGCCGTATCCAGGGGAACTGATGACAAAAGCGATGGAAGCGAATGATGTGCCTCTATGTCCTGAATGCATGAACCTGGTGAAACCAGATGTGGTGTTCTTTGGCGAGGCGCTCCCTTCCAGCTTCTTTCTGAACCGTACACTCCCGGCCGCCGCGGATCTATGCATCGTTATGGGGACAAGCTTGAGTGTGCAACCCTTTTCCAGTCTGCCCAGCTTATGTCGGGAGGGCATCCCTCGTCTTCTCATCAACCTGACTCAAGCTGGCGGTCTTGGATCTCGACCCGACGATGTTTTGCTTCTTGGCGAGTGCGACGATGGAGTGATGAAGCTAGCAGATGCCTTGGGTTGGCGGCAGGAACTGGAGGAACTCTGGGCCACAGTAAATCCGGAAAAGGCGGCGGCCATCGCAAGCAAAGAGCAGAAATCCACCCCGATAACGAGAGACGACCAGCTTCGAGAAGAGGTTGAGAAGTTGACTGAAGAAGTTGAGCATGCGCTAGATATTTCTCAGGCACATGAGGAACGTGTGCGAGCGCAGCTTCAAGAAATGAAGGCCAAGCAGGACCGGGGCGTTGAAGAACCTGAAGACGCACAATCAAGACAGGTGGGCAGTACATCGCCAGGTGAACCTGATGGCATCAAGCACGCGAATAACCCCACGCAGAACGGCGCTATCGCGGCGACCGAGCAGAATGCTGCGGAACAGCAGCCGGAAAGATCGAAGCAAGATCCGTCGCTGTGA
- the HXK1 gene encoding hexokinase A (EggNog:ENOG410PG3C~COG:G~BUSCO:4658at33183) produces the protein MTVTTPRRRPSRKGSMADMPKDLLEQVKELEELFTVDQARLKKIVDHFVKELEKGLSVQGGNIPMNVTWVMGFPTGHEQGTFLALDMGGTNLRVCEIFLCEKKGEFDITQSKYRIPEELKSGNADDLWEYIADCVQQFIEYHHEEENLPDLPLGFTFSYPATQEYIDHGVLQRWTKGFDIDGVEGEDVVPMLEAALAKRGLPIKVAALINDTTGTLIASAYTDPEMRIGCIFGTGVNAAYMENAGSIPKIAHYNLPPDMPIAINCEYGAFDNERVVLPLTQYDVVIDRDSPRPGQQAFEKMTAGLYLGEIFRLVLLDLIDNKGNLIFEGQDVSSLRKPYCLDSSFLAYIEEDPFENLSETRDLFERTLGIKATKPELELCRRLAELIGTRAARLSACGVAAICKKKNIKSCHVGADGSVFNKYPHFKARGAKALREILDWADDEEDKVIICSAEDGSGVGAALIAALTLERVKQGNLAGIRKTDTMKKLL, from the exons ATGACGGTCACCACTCCTCGCCGAAGGCCGTCCCGGAAGG GATCAATGGCCGATATGCCAAAGGACCTGCTCGAGCAGGTGAAGGAGCTCGAGGAGCTCTTCACAGTCGACCAGGCTCGGTTGAAGAAAATCGTGGACCACTTTGTAAAAGAGCTGGAGAAAG GTCTCAGTGTACAGGGTGGGAACATC CCTATGAATGTCACTTGGGTTATGGGCTTTCCCACTGGCCATGAACAGGGTACGTTCCTCGCGCTTGATATGGGCGGTACCAACCTCCGTGTCTGCGAGATCTTCCTTTGCGAGAAGAAGGGTGAATTCGACATCACTCAGTCCAAATATCGCATTCCGGAGGAGTTGAAGAGCGGCAATGCCGATGACCTCTGGGAATACATCGCCGATTGTGTTCAGCAGTTCATTGAATACCACCATGAGGAGGAAAATTTGCCGGACCTACCCCTGGGCTTCACCTTCTCCTATCCCGCTACTCaggagtatattgaccaCGGTGTGTTACAACGATGGACCAAGGGCTTTGATATTGACGGCGTGGAGGGTGAGGATGTTGTGCCTATGTTAGAAGCGGCCCTTGCAAAGAGG GGTCTCCCGATCAAAGTCGCTGCCTTGATCAATGATACCACCGGAACTCTGATCGCCTCTGCTTACACTGATCCTGAGATGAGGATTGGCTGCATCTTCGGAACAGGAGTTAACGCGGCATACATGGAGAATGCGGGATCCATCCCAAAAATCGCTCATTACAACCTTCCCCCTGATATGCCCATCGCCATTAACTGTGAATATGGTGCCTTTGATAACGAGCGTGTGGTACTTCCGTTGACTCAATATGACGTCGTGATTGACCGTGACTCCCCGCGGCCCGGGCAACAGGCCTTCGAAAAGATGACCGCCGGTCTGTATCTTGGCGAAATCTTCCGGCTGGTCCTTCTAGACCTTATTGACAACAAAGGCAATCTCATTTTCGAAGGCCAGGACGTCAGCAGCCTCCGGAAACCGTACTGCCTAGACTCTTCCTTCCTGGCGTACATCGAAGAAGATCCTTTCGAGAACTTGTCTGAAACCAGGGACCTTTTCGAGCGCACTCTTGGAATCAAGGCCACCAAGCCTGAGCTTGAGCTCTGCCGCCGCCTAGCAGAACTTATTGGTACTCGCGCTGCGCGCCTCTCCGCTTGCGGTGTCGCGGCCATttgcaaaaagaagaatatcAAATCTTGCCATGTTGGAGCTGATGGTTCCGTCTTCAACAAATATCCCCATTTCAAGGCCCGCGGAGCCAAGGCACTTCGTGAGATCCTCGACTGGGCTGATGATGAGGAAGATAAAGTCATTATATGCTCTGCCGAGGACGGTTCTGGTGTTGGTGCCGCACTGATCGCAGCGCTGACGCTCGAGAGAGTTAAGCAGGGAAATCTAGCCGGCATTCGAAAGACAGACACgatgaagaagctgctgtGA
- a CDS encoding uncharacterized protein (BUSCO:122824at4751~EggNog:ENOG410PGJX~COG:A~BUSCO:3997at33183) codes for MASEAQVQSRYLRPIHDDDESESSEEEILPKDETEEQLEKLLFGDSEGFRGALKDHRTTSTGLVLREDSEAEGEANRAADDDDNESIDYFAGLDDADLFVLDTGTGQAPPIIEPPSASALAKTTAAGGDLLEADTVPAAWEDSDDERITVSLATNERMRKLRLTEAEDLVSGKEYAKRLRRQFERLQPTPEWASKATSRAAKRRKTGDDSDRSGDGSGASADEMDTDVEEDMSQQPLARLLQNVGSLSRRDEQTKSNTRRKLRQEVLEIQRLKDVPGNQPSTIDSLTFHPHYPLLLSSGPASTLFLHHVSPQSSSPNPLITSLHVRRIPLRTSAFLPPSGNRIFFSGRRRYFHVWDLDTGKVEKVNGTADRREEQKSMEQFKLSPCGRWMGLIGSTRKGGGVITILDASTMQWVAQVRIDSRGGVADFAWWSDGEGLCVVGKNGEVSEWDGRENRIVARWVDEGAVGTTVISLGGKSGKPQLGGDRWVAIGSSSGIVNIYDRRPWAAGAAKAVNIARAPARSKTAAGEPDDIQSGVPKTPNPTRTLDQLTTPMSHLVFSNDGQLLVMASRWKKDALRLVHLPSCTVYKNWPTSSTPLGRISAVAISPTSDMLAVANEQGKIRLWEIHG; via the exons ATGGCTTCCGAGGCGCAGGTCCAAAGCCGATATTTGCGGCCCATTCATGATGACGATGAGTCCGAGTCGAgcgaagaagaaatcttaCCAAAAGACGAGACGGAAGAGCAGCTTGAAAAGCTGCTCTTTGGGGATTCCGAAGGTTTCCGTGGTGCATTGAAAGACCATAGGACGACCTCGACAGGCTTGGTTCTGCGGGAGGATTCAGAGGCTGAAGGAGAAGCCAACAGGGCAGCAGATGATGACGACAATGAATCGATTGATTACTTTGCAGGTTTGGACGATGCGGAT CTATTCGTCCTAGATACAGGCACAGGCCAGGCGCCGCCCATAATTGAACCGCCCTCTGCATCAGCTCTCGCAAAGACCACGGCAGCCGGTGGCGATCTGCTCGAGGCCGACACCGTCCCAGCTGCATGGGAAGACAGTGACGATGAGCGCATTACTGTTTCGCTTGCTACAAACGAGCGTATGCGAAAGTTGCGATTGACAGAGGCTGAAGATCTAGTTAGCGGCAAAGAATATGCGAAAAGGCTCCGGAGGCAGTTTGAGCGGCTACAGCCTACACCAGAATGGGCAAGCAAGGCTACAAGCAGAGccgcaaaaagaagaaaaaccGGAGATGATTCCGACCGTTCAGGCGATGGGTCAGGTGCCAGTGCAGATGAGATGGATACAGAtgtagaagaagatatgTCGCAGCAGCCTTTGGCGCGATTACTACAAAATGTGGGCAGCCTCTCAAGGAGAGATGAGCAGACGAAGTCAAACACAAGACGAAAACTTCGCCAAGAAGTACTAGAAATTCAGCGACTGAAAGACGTCCCGGGAAACCAACCT TCCACCATCGACTCTCTTACTTTTCACCCACATTATCCTCTGCTTCTCTCGTCCGGCCCTGCGTCAACGCTCTTCCTTCACCATGTATCTCCGCAATCCAGCTCGCCAAATCCTCTCATCACTTCCCTTCACGTCCGCCGTATCCCCCTCCGAACCAGTGCATTCCTGCCTCCAAGTGGAAATCGTATCTTCTTCTCCGGCCGTCGCCGCTATTTCCACGTTTGGGACTTAGATACTGGAAAGGTTGAAAAGGTTAACGGTACAGCAGATCGCAGAGAAGAGCAGAAATCCATGGAGCAGTTCAAGCTGTCTCCATGCGGACGATGGATGGGCCTAATAGGAAGCACAAGAAAAGGAGGGGGTGTTATCACCATCCTTGACGCGAGCACCATGCAATGGGTCGCCCAAGTGCGCATTGACAGTCGCGGTGGTGTGGCAGATTTTGCGTGGTGGAGCGATGGTGAAGGCTTGTGCGTTGTAGGAAAGAATGGAGAGGTTAGCGAATGGGACGGGAGGGAAAACCGCATTGTTGCTAGATGGGTCGACGAAGGCGCCGTCGGAACAACGGTGATAAGCCTGGGAGGAAAGTCAGGCAAACCGCAACTCGGTGGCGATCGGTGGGTAGCGATTGGGAGCTCTAGTGGTATCGTAAATATATACGATCGGAGACCATGGGCTGCTGGGGCTGCGAAAGCGGTGAATATAGCGAGAGCGCCGGCAAGGTCAAAGACAGCAGCTGGAGAGCCGGATGACATACAATCCGGCGTACCGAAAACACCCAACCCAACGCGGACGTTGGATCAGTTGACGACGCCGATGAGCCATTTGGTCTTCTCGAATGATGGGCAGTTACTTGTCATGGCGAGTCGCTGGAAGAAAGATGCTCTCAGGCTTG TCCATCTTCCGTCTTGCACTGTCTACAAAAATTGGCCGACATCAAGCACACCGTTAGGCAGGATTTCTGCGGTTGCAATTTCTCCGACGTCTGATATGCTAGCGGTTGCGAACGAGCAGGGGAAGATCCGGCTGTGGGAGATTCACGGCTAG
- a CDS encoding uncharacterized protein (EggNog:ENOG410PKQ2~COG:S~TransMembrane:5 (n4-15c25/26o53-75i96-118o130-151i189-209o229-250i)~BUSCO:12169at33183) produces the protein MTTAAGPAASFATSLASRVATTAIASSSITMTSPPAASTWASSEGENNGKCELLGPFSLFVQAALGALAILVLVYKRWKERPQRPVKVWAFDVSKQVVGSALLHLANLLASMFSAGQIPVTAAYEPNPCTYYLLNLGIDTTLGIPVLILILRVLNRAALYTPLANPPESIESGNYGDPPNAIWWLKQSVIYFFGLVGMKTCVVVIIHMLPFIVELGDWALRWTEGNTAVQIIFVMLLFPVIMNAVQYYIIDIFIKRAIPEDRGREVDSHSFDTTSIDEDRHHQSALLAGLDDDEESDEEEPVIFSDDEAVAKQSLGTNRPGHGSLSRQRS, from the exons ATGACCACAGCTGCTGGTCCCGCGGCTAGCTTTGCAACCAGCCTTGCCAGCAGGGTCGCTACGACCGCTAtagcttcatccagcatcaCCATGACGTCGCCGCCGGCGGCATCCACCTGGGCGTCGAGCGAAGGTGAGAATAACGGTAAATGCGAACTATTGGGACCGTTTTCTCTGTTTGTTCAAGCTGCCTTGGGAGCTTTGGCTATTCTAGTATTGGTTTACAAGAGATGGAAGGAAAGGCCACAGAGACCGGTGAAGGTCTGGGCCTTTGATGTATCCAAGCAGGTCGTCGGGTCGGCTCTGCTTCATCTGGCAAACCTGCTGGCCTCCATGTTTTCAGCGGGCCAGATACCAGTGACTGCTGCGTACGAACCAAACCCCTGCACGTATTACCTTTTGAACCTAGGAATCGAC ACTACCCTTGGTATTCCTGTTCTTATTCTCATACTCCGTGTCCTCAATCGTGCCGCCTTATACACTCCTCTTGCAAACCCTCCCGAGTCTATTGAGTCTGGCAACTACGGTGACCCTCCTAATGCCATATGGTGGCTTAAGCAGTCGGTAATATACTTCTTCGGTTTAGTGGGCATGAAAACATGCGTCGTGGTCATTATACACATGCTGCCATTTATTGTGGAACTGGGAGACTGGGCGTTGAGATGGACGGAAGGCAATACCGCTGTCCAAATCATTTTTGTGATGCTCTTGTTCCCGGTGATCATGAATGCCGTCCAGTACTACATTATCGATATATTCATCAAGAGAGCTATCCCGGAGGATCGGGGTCGCGAGGTTGACTCGCACAGCTTTGACACTACCTCTATCGACGAAGACCGGCATCATCAAAGTGCCTTGCTCGCAGGGTTAGACGATGACGAGGAGtctgatgaagaagaacctGTGATATTCTCTGACGACGAGGCCGTGGCGAAACAGTCGCTTGGTACTAATAGGCCAGGCCACGGCAGTCTGTCTCGCCAACGGTCATAG